Genomic window (Chionomys nivalis chromosome 7, mChiNiv1.1, whole genome shotgun sequence):
ATATGTGGGGACCAAGAACTAGGGAAGGAAGTTCATATGTCACTGGAATGAAGTTCCACCCCATCCTTGTGCACTGCCTAAGCAAAGCAGAGTCCTTTGAACACACCAACTGAGGCGAGTATGCAGTATACCAATTCCAGCACATCTGTGGGGTCCTGATGGATGATAGTTCCACTACTGATGAGCAGGTTAGCGACATGAAGATACTTAGCATCCACCACACAGAGCATTTTCTTAGAGATCCACGCAATTCTGCAGGACTTTCCATTTCATTCTGAGATACCCAGCACCCTGGCTCTCAGCAGCTGGGCTCAGAGCAGCTTGGGgggcagcagtagcagcagcaggcTGGGCGGCAGCAGGACTGTCCACAGTAGGATGGGCGGCAGCAGGAGGCCTGGGCATGGTGCAGCTGGCAGCAGGTTGGGGGTGTGCTGCTCACCACACAGCAGGGGGGCAGGCAGGTGCCCTCCACGCGGCAGTCTGGGCGGCACCATCTAACGCGGCAGCTCACGCCTCCACTGCCACCCTCCTGGCCACTGCCCGTTCCACAGCAGTTTGGTTgacagcagctgggctggcagcagctggactgggagcagcagggctggcagcagctggactgggagCAGCAAGGCTGGCAACAGCTGGATTGGGAGCAGCTGGGTTGACAGCAGCTGGACTGggagcagctgggctggcagcagctggtCTGACAacagctgggctggcagcagctAGAGCCACAGGTGCCACCGGTGGAGCAAGTGGGAAAGCCACAGAAGCTAGTAGCGCAGCAGGCCATGGTATCAGGAGTCAAGTTGGTTGTTCTGTGAAGAGAAGTTTCTGAGTTTGGACTGTGCCTTCCTCACCTGGCCTTTTATATATTCCTTAGAGGTGCATATTCATCTCACATTTAGCATCTTTCCTTGATGCTAGTTTGCAAAGTCGGTCTTTGATTGGTCAATATCTGAGTAATTGAGAAAATTATAAACAGTGTTTACTTCATCTGCTGTAGTCAGTGATCAATTAGTGGCACTGagcttcctcttttccctctggTCTAAGGGAAGGTGTATTGACAAACACGACAGCCCTCTATAAAAGTCACATGacagactgtgagccaaacaGGGCCTAGGCTTACTTTGTCTCAACTGACCTTTGATAACCTTAGGCACAGTTTATCCAAAGGGAACATTTGTTTCCTAAGCAGCCACTCAACAACAATCATGATTTCATAAACAGTTTCCTTGGACTCTGTAAGACTAATATTGGTGTCATCAAGACACGAGCCACTTAATTGATCAGCATCTAAACAAAGTCGGCCTCTCTGGGATCATTCTGTGTAGGACAGAAGATCCTTAAGGCTCCATGCTTCCTCCTTTTGATCACCAATGCACGCATTACAAACTGAAGCCTTTGATGACTTTGCCTTTACgttgttttctgtctttgtcatagtatctatctatctatctatctatctatctatctatctatctatctatccatccatctaccatGCATACTATGTATAGTATTTATTGCATGATATAAACAAATACTATTTAACAAGGTAATCACCAATGTACACATCACAAACTGAAGCCTTTAATGATTTTGCATTTGCATTATTTTGCCTTTGTTactttaaatatctttatttaatGCAATATATATGTTATCAATACATACCATTTAACAAATCAAACAATAATGGAGtcatataaagaaaaattgaTGTCTCTTTTCCtcaatgtgcacatacatgcacacacacacacacacacacacatatcttttcCTAAATTAGTACACCAGAGATGACCAATATCAGCTGTTGGATGTTTATTCTTTGGCACCACCATTTATACTTCTAGAAGTAAtgacgtgtgtatgtgtgtgtgtgtgtatcttctatttcaataaaatgtGAGTTTTATACATGTTTAACTTCAAATTTTAATTGTGACAAATACTCATTGCATGAAGTTTATGTCAACATTTGAAGTATTTATGTCAATCTTCTTAACCTTTGGGTCTTATTATCCCTATTGAAAAACTTTTGACTATGCATAAGGATTTGTTTCTGGGCATTCCACTCTGATTGTCTATTTTTGTGTTAATGCCACACTATTTTGATTACTTTagcttttaaatacattttgaaatcagGAAGCTTACAAAACTagtcttattcttttaaaaaaagttattttatctttcattctgtgtatatgtgttggtaTGTACCTTACATGGGAGTggaggtgcctgtggaggccagaggagatggatcccctggagctggagtttcaggcagttgtgagctgctcagtgtgtgtgctgggggaaACTTCTACAAAAGCAGCATTGAGATTTGGATGGGGATTGCACTACGTCTGTACATCTGTCGGTGCTAGCATTGTTTTCACAGTATAAGTTTTACAGTTCGTgaacatgggatatctttccacttATTATATCTTCT
Coding sequences:
- the LOC130878256 gene encoding keratin-associated protein 9-3 codes for the protein MACCATSFCGFPTCSTGGSSCCQPCCSQSSCCQPCCSQSSCCQPSCCQPNCCGTGSGQEGGSGGVSCRVRWCRPDCRVEGTCLPPCCVVSSTPPTCCQLHHAQASCCRPSYCGQSCCRPACCCYCCPPSCSEPSC